TCGTCTACTGGTACAAGCGcaagcctcttcttctttttcataACTCGCTTGTGACCAGCGCTCTTAATGTGCCTATTCCAAGCCTGCTCTGTCAAGCAGACTGTTTGGCATATCTCGCACGTCCTTTTACAAGGAATTGCTTTTGGCGGGGGCTCACTCACTCGCGTGAGCACCTCGCGAGCCAACTCTGATAGCTCGGTGTGACGTGGTTGAGGCTCCCCAGAGAGGAACTTTGCAGTGAtctcagcagcaggttcTACGACTTTGGTCTTGAACTGAGAGACATCGGTACTGTCAACCAAGTACAAGCTTTCAAAGGCCTTGGGGACTTGCTCCTTGAGGCGTGGGATCTGCTTCAGCCTGATCCACCGAGTCTGAGAGTTAGCATATCGGCGTGTCGCCGCCTTCATATCTTCCATTGCGTTGGACTTGAGTTTTGCAAGATCGGCTAGATCCTTTCCCTCTTCCTTTGCAGACATGTATGGCTCAAACTGCTTGTAGCCAATGGATTGCCATATACCCTTTGTCATGTTTAGAATCTGACCTtcggccgtcttcttctttttcatgtCGAAAAGCTCTTGAACCTCGTCCAGTAGCCCAGCGTCGAGCATCTTGTCTACTCGACTGTCCAATCGTTCAACAAGAGTTTCACGTTCCGAGTAGACCCAGAACAGCAACTTCTCCCAAGGTTGATTGGTCTCTGGTTCTTGAGCTGCCGCAGCTTTGCGCTTCTCTTGTTCCGCATACAACTCGGATGCAGGTCTGCCCGTATGCAGATAAATTTCCAGTGATCGCTGGATCTTGCGCCTATCATTCGGATGCCATCTCTCCGCCATTATCGGATCGACCTTCTTTAGCTCTTCGAGCAATACATCCGTAGGCTCCTCCAGGATCGGGTATGATGAGGAAGGGTCGATTTCAACATCGTCAAGGATAACGTCTTTAAAGAGAAGCGGGTCAACGTAATATTGAGTCCCTCCAACAAGGATGGGCAGATTTCCCCGGCTGCGGATTTCACGAATGATTTTGGCGGCTTCTGACTTGTAGTCTTCTACATCCCACGGAGCATGGTCAAGCGGAATATGGCCCAAAAGATGATGCGGGATACCGCACCGCTCCTCGACGCTGATTTTGTTTGTTATAATGGGCAGGCCATCATAGAGCTGCATAGCATCAGAATTGATGATTTCGCCTTTGAATCGAGTTGCTAATTCTACGGCTAGCTGTGTAAAGTCATCAGAAAAGTGAATCATGCGCACGCCGTAGTGAGACCGGAGACGCCTACCTCTGATTTGCCCGTGCCTGTAGAGCCCAAGACAACCAGCAACGGTTCAGCTGGGGCTGTATGGGTGGCCATCATAGATACATGGCGCCGCAGCGTGAAACCCTGGCGACCAAGCATTCGACAACAGACCGAATCAGGGTCCCACGCCCACCAAAAAAGGCGCCGGCCGGTCGTAAGCAGTGGCCGAGAGGATCCTGCAATGTGTCTTTTCAGGCGCAACTCCAGAGaagcttcctcttccagcagcacgGCAGCCGTTAAATTGACACAGGCAGCACCAGAAAAATAAAACAGTAGAACAAATTCGAAACGCAACAGTCATCCACCCCACTTCAGGCTCGTTGATCCAGCGAATCTCGCGCGCTGGAGTGGCTCGAACTGGTTGGCTCCGCAGACCCCTGGCGGCGGTCGAGGCCAGCTTTCTTCTCGCCATCGGCCGGTCACGTGCAACCCCATCGTTTCGGGCCACATCAACATTTCGGCTTGAAGCCAGATCGCAAccttctctccagctccctTCATCACTCTCTCTCCCATTGATTAACcttccttctcccccccGAGCTCATCCCAGCTCgaactttttcttccttgtttctttcattGGATGAATTagttttttccttctcggGCTCCCCCCTCCAGTCGCCGCCATGAGTTCTCGTGAgttgcatcttcatctctcccCCCGCCAAGCTTCCGGCCAGCTTGCGTCGCGCGCGCACACACGATCCGCCAGAAACGCGCAATTGATTGTCAATGGCACGCCGCTAACACGGGCAATGCCTCTGCAGTACGTTTTCTCGACCTGGTCAAGCCGTTCGTGCCGTTCCTCCCCGAGGTTCAGCAGCCGGAAACCAAGATTCCCTTCAACCAGAAGTTGATGTGGACGGCCTTGAcgctcctcatcttcttggtCATGAGCCAGATGCCGCTGTACGGCATTGTCTCCTCCGACAACTCGGATCCCCTATACTGGCTGCGAATGGTCATGGCGAGTAATCGAGGTACTCTGATGGAGCTGGGCATCACCcccatcatctcctctggCATGGTTTTCCAGCTCCTTGCGGGCACCCACCTCATTGACGTCAACCTCGACCTCAAGTCGGATCGCGAGCTCTACCAGACTGCCCAGAAGCTCTTTGCCTTCATCCTGTCTGCCGGTACCGCTACTGTCTACGTCTTCACCGGCCTCTACGGAACCCCCTCCGACCTCGGTGCCGGCATTGTTTTCCTGCTGATCCTCCAGTTGGTTGTCGCCGGCATGATTGTTATCCTGCTCGACGAGCTCCTGCAAAAGGGCTACGGTCTTGGCAGCGGTATCTCTCTGTTCATTGCCACCAACATTTGCGAGTCCATCATGTGGAAGGCTTTCTCTCCTACCACCATCAACACTGGCCGTGGCCCCGAGTTTGAGGGTGCTGTTATCGctctcttccacctcttgATGACCTGGCCCAACAAGCAGCGTGCTCTCCAGGAGGCTTTCTACAGACAGAACCTCCCCAACATCATGAACCTGTTGGCCACCATTCTGGTCTTTGTTGCCATCATCTACCTCCAGGGCTTCCGAGTTGAGATCCCCGTCAAGTCCAACCGCCAACGTGGTGCCCGCGGCTCATACCCCGTCCGTCTGTTCTACACCTCCAACATGCCCATCATGCTGCAGTCCGCTCTCTCTTCCAACGTCTTCCTGATCAGCCAGatgctcttctctcgcttctctGAGAACCTGCTGGTCCGCCTCTTCGGTGTCTGGGAAGCCAAGGACGGTACTTCTCAACTCCACGCCGTCTCCGGTCTCGTCTACTACATGTCTCCTCCTCTCAACTTCAAGGAGGCTCTTCTCGACCCTATCCACACCGCCGTCTACATTGTCTACATGCTCGGAGCTTGTGCCCTTTTCTCCAAGACTTGGATTGAGGTCTCCGGCTCCAGCCCCCGTGATGTtgccaagcagctcaaggaccAGGGCCTTGTGATGGCTGGACACCGTGACCAGAGCATGTACAAGGAGCTCAAGCGCATCATtcctactgctgctgcctttggcggTGCCTGCATTGGTGCTCTCTCCGTTTTGAGCGACCTCATGGGCGCTCTTGGCTCTGGAACTGGTACCCTTCTCGCTGTTACGTaagtttctttctttccaggaagttaattaaaaaaatgGTTAGCTAACATTATTGTAGTATCATCTACGGCTACTTTGAGATTGCGGCCAAGGAGGGTGATCTTGCCGGTATGAAGGGCATGATCATGGGTTGATAGAACCTGTGTGAGAGAGCAAGAGGAAGGTTTGATTCTCTAATAAAAACACTTTATCTCCGTTATCGAGGGTTATACTTGATTGCATGGGAATATTAGTTATGTACCAATAAGGGAATATCATTTATAGGGGCTAAGGAGTATGACACAAAATATAAAACGGAATGTACGATTTTTTCTTAATAGCGACTGGAGGTTGATAGCCTAAGCTGAGATTCAGATCGGATGTTGACAAGAGTGTACGAGTACGGCGCCACAATTAGCGATCGGCAGTTCAAGTAGGATGGATAGCTAGTAATACTATCTTTCTCTATCCTTAAGACTTTTGCAAATTACCTTTAATTATGAGAGCAACACAGACTTGATGGAGACGGGAGCCTGTGCCCGGTTTTCTACAGCTTTGGGGTATTGGCGGGGAAAGCTCGGGGCGTTTGTTGCTTTATAGCTTTATACGGAGAAATACCCGTGTTGATAGAGCGCTAACATGGAAACGGCACTCGGCAGCTGGGGCTAAAACCCGCTAAACTTGTTTAATCCGCCATCATGCTACAAACAGGCTCGCCATGTTGAAAAGAGCCTGTCGTCATCGGCCAGGGCCTACGGCTTTTGTTGCTCTCATAGTCTCAATTGACATTTGCGGCGTATCCGTGCTCTCCAATGGACTGTTTATAATACCCTGCAGACCGCCTCTGAAACCCGGCGACCAGAACCAAGTGCTACAGCAGACGCTCCAATAGAGTCGGTGACAAGCAGCCCGCCGCCGGAGACACAACAGAAAATGCCAGCCAGGAACAGGCACTTCTTCACGCGAGAGCCATTCCGCAATGACGATCGATTGACGCTGCAGCACGCCGAAGGGCCATTTCGATGTCTCAATCCGACACGCGCCCACTTTGATCACTCGAAATTATGCGCTGGCTCGACGTCTAACAAAGCAGCGACGCCGCAAGAGAGCGGCGACGACGCGGAAGCCAGACACGAACCGCCGAAACAAGTCGCGGAATCCAACGTCCCCGCTAGGAATATCAGGTTCTTGTGGCGGTCGCGAGACAATCGAAAGGGCAGACATCCTCTCCTTGTCCAGCAAGCGCGTGCTGGAGAGGATGCGCCATTCGTGACGCCGAGGCGATCGTCGCATCCCAAGGAGGTTATGAAAACCATCATCAAGACgtttatatattatccaTTCTGGGATATTTCGTGGCTGGTGGCCTTTATCTTTACGTGGGGAAGCGTGGTCTGGGTCATAAACGTATGTTCCACTTGCtgtaatattaaaaaaaaaaaaaaagcattgaGCGCGGGCCAAAATGATGATCTAATGATGCAGTTAAACAGGCCTTCTTCGTGTGGCTTCCCGTGGCAGCCCCCTCTACCGAGTTTGACGGCGAAATCACCGATGGCGGCGGTATAACGGCCTTTATCGGCGCGATAGTCTTTTTCGAGCTCGGTTCCATCTTGCTCATCTTCGAGGCCATAAACGCGAATAGTGCAGGCTGCTTTGGCTGGGCCGTTGAGCAATTGGTCGATGGTGAGAAGAATGGTAGGCCGAAGCTGCAAGTGGTTGCGGCCCACAGACAttgccaccatcatcaccagaaTAGGCGCAACCTTGTTGGGAAAGCCTCGTCAGCCACCTTGGCCGAAGCTCGTCCGGATTCCAGCAGTGCAGATGACAAGAAGCAATGGCAGTGGTTCCCGTCCTGGCATGAACTGCGCACGCATTGTCTTCATGAACTGGGCTTCCTTGCTGGGTGTGCACAGCTCTTTGGCGCCACTGTCTTTGGCGTCTCTGGCTTTACCGCGCTGCCGGGCATACAGAACCACCTCACGCCGCAGTGGCGGCTCAATGCTGCGTACTGGATCCCCCAGGTcgttggcggcagcggcttcATTGTCAGCAGCTCACTGTACATGTTGGAAACGCAGCAGAAATGGTGGAAGCCCGCGCCGCAACTTTTGGGGTGGCATATTGCCTTTTGGAATCTCGTGGGAGCGTTTGGATTTACGCTCAGTGGCGCGCTGGGGATGGCGTATAATAACTCGGGGGCACAGTATGAGGCCGGGTTGGCTACGTTCTGGTAAGACTTGTCCTTTAAAATCGAACCCCCCTTCGTCTTTGGAATTCATTTGCTGATTCACTGGCTGTTGCTTGTTTTTAAAAGGGGTTCCTGGGCTTTCTTGATTGGTAGCTACTTGCAGCTTTATGAAAGTTTGAACAAGCATCCTGTGGAAGAAGCGTCGTCGATGAAGGATTTTACCACTGCGGATGGGTAGAGCTTTGCGTGTTGGAGATACCTAGTGTTTGTGACAGCTATTCGGCTTTGAAAGCAGGCAGCATTTATAAATGAAGTTCAGAATATTTCATGGTACAAGTCACCACCGGTTTGAGAGATTGTTTATCAGCTGTAAAAGTTATCCAACACCTCGGCTGTAGCTTAACAAGGTAGCCAATTCACATATCAAAATACACAACTGCCAAACACCTTTAAAAAcaacagcagtagcagtagcagtagcaccCAATAGCCTTACATGCCCGTATAGATGCTATCCAGAATGCTAGACAACAAAATTAgggtgctagataacttTCCCCTTTGTAAATTGATCCAGTCGTCCTACCCTGCATATGAGAATAGCTGTCGCGTATACGACGAATAGTCGGTATGAGTAACTTCAATCTAGGGTGAGCATATCAATTGATGGGTCGTATTTGTCAGCGTCAGAATTGTAGTTAGGAAGACGGTGAGCTCTCGGCGTAGTCAAGAGATTTTTTTCATGTCCTTACATGCCTGTTACTCACCTGTACTCTGTACTCTGATATGATACTAGGTACTATATACAAAGACAGCCAGCAAGTGAGCGCGGGCAACACTTGGTCTCATGTTACCGTTATTTCTCGTCAATCTACCCGGTAACCTACGTGCGCATCATCTGAGGCTGCTGAGATCTGACAGGCAGTATCTGCATCGGTGTCTCAATGGAACAACCATCGCAGGCGTTTACTCAATGCGATTAGGCGCCGTTATCACAAAGTCTCATGACACACATATCGTAGGATTAGAGGCATTTGCGGGGAACTTGCCCGGGGTCAATATTTCGAGATGATTACCGCAGCTATTGCCCGTCAGAACACCTACTTTTGCATGATGGCGATTCATAGGTAATAATCATCTCGACGCTGCATGCAAGGCACGTTGGAaaaagatggcggcgaaACCGAAATTGTTCTGAGACATTACTTGACCCATCAGACGTAGTGATACCAATACTTACTGCTTGCCATACGGGAAGCGGCTGCATGTAATCCCTGCATCGCGATGCGTGCTGCTTTCCTATCTGAGCTGTGCGTGTGACAGCTGATCATTTGTGCCGACGCAATCTTCCCGCTGTCGAGATAGCCGAAAAGGCTATTGTTTCTAAATCAAATGATGCTAAGCAGAATCCAAGCTGATGAATGATAgaaagaggatgatgaaacAAAGCTCCAAGTTCGGATGAACCCTTCGCGGAGCTTGGACCTCGAGCAAACCGAGGCCATGTGGAGAGTGGCGTGCGTGCCGGGGTGCTATGCAGGGATCAATGCGCATGGCTGCATGGAGCTTGTGGCTGCCCTTTTGCATGGCGAATTGGTCGAGACGAGCCGTGGTGTTCTTGATGGTAGAAATCACAGAGCTGCAGTACCTACTAGCAGTTACAAGGTAAAAATTGGCGCTTTCGGGATTGCTTGCTGCATCCTGTAGGATCAAGacaccatcttcttttccGCAGCCACACACTCACAGAAGAATCTATCCTTGCTACAAGTcactagtagtacctaggCATGGCGGAATAAGAAGGCTGGATGAGGCGCTGCCATAGCGGTGAGTCACGACGGTAAGCAGcgagaggagatggaggcgcgTGCTGGCAGACAGACAAGCAGACTTAAGGGGAAGGTGGAGTTGGAAGAAGTGGACTGGCTCTTTGTTAGCGCTAGTGAAAAGAGAGTATGAAttgaaggaggaagaaagatgaagagatgctGAAATGCTAACAATGATGTTCGAATTGAAAAGGCAAGGGCGGCTATTAAGCGGTAGGTATGCAGCACGGCCAATAACTGTATAGCGGAATACCAGTGCTCGCATCCATCTGACGGACTGACCAAGACAGCATGCATTGACATTGGATGTAGAGAACAGGGAGGGTATTAGCGCTCTGGAATAACAGGAACCGGGGTAGAGAAGGAATTGGAACGTTTGTCGAGCCAAGCGCATCGCGTAGAATCTGGTGACTCAATGGCTGAGTGAGTGAGTCGACGCTATGAGAAGACGATCGATGACTGGGAATGcgggagatgcagcagcgcagaTGCAGGTGATGATCGGCCTGCGAGATTGGTCAcagttggagatggagcgcCGCGAACATCTGATAGGTGATGTATGATATCAGGTACCTGTGAAGTACTTTTGCAGCCCTTTTTAAGCTTCTGGGGCTAGTGGCGGCGGTCCAAGCACGGACGGCGGATGCGAGTTACCGAGCAATACTTTGAATCTCTGCATTATCAATCATGCGTATTACACGCGAGACCAGAGCCCAGAGACAGCACTCGGCCTTTGTGACCCAGTTCCCACGAGAGCTTCACCTGTCCCGGCGGTGAGCCCTTTCGCTGTACTGCTACTGGTATGTAACGGCGTTATCGTCTGAGCGCACAGCATACGGGGGGACAACCCTGCGTGAGCTTTGGCGGGAGAACAGTCCACGCTGGTACCAGTGCCCCCCGAGCCAACCTACCTAGCATCAATGTCTTCTCGTAACGGCGCTGCCATATGAGAGTTGAGGGCATGTTCGTCCATGTGGCACTAAACCAACCGCCAGCTGTAACCACTTATTGCCCGACAAACCATCATGTGAAGGTGTGGGCGAATGCATCTGCACTAATGCACCTGCTGCCGTGTGACTCTTCCTGCGCAGTTCTCATCGAATTGCCTCCCGAGGCTGATCGTCATATCGACTCGACAAGAGACCTGTGAGCTGGCAGCAAGGAGAGATATAGATACCTATCAACAGCCGCTATGCTGTTGACAAATGAAGGCCTCGATTGATGCCTCGCTCGAATATCCAAGACTCAGCATGCTGTTTCCTCGTTCGTCTTGCTGCTTCATGTTCATTGTAGGTGCTCTTAGCAGAAGCTTGCTGCAACACTAGGCCACTATACTTTGGCTCGCCGGCGGCTGTACGAGGTGCATGCTCCGCACGTTGTACGTTCAATCGAATTACAGGGTGTATCAGCCCGTTGCTTTGGGTAAGGACCGCCTGCAAAATTCCCCGGTGGAACCACTACCGCCGCTgaaaggacaaaaaaaaaaaataagaaaaaaaagtgcctCCCTAAGGCTTCATGTGTCATGGATCTTTGTATCTTCTCCACCAAATCGCGCGCAACGCTTCCAGTTCCCTGTTCCGCCGCCTCCCCACTGATAAGTGCTCCATGCCCTGTTAGTCTGGCGGCTTTACGGTGTGCAGCCCGCTGCGACCCAGTGGCCTCGGTGCCTGCGCTGCACTACAGGCTGCGGCATGCCTGTGCGTGCGTCCGCGCCGTGTCCCTTATCCACAGGCGGTATTGTCGCTGGCGCTAGCAGTGCTAGCAAGCTCCACATTGCTGTCGTCTTTTCGACGTCCCATCACggcctttctttctcttcttccccttccacGTTACTGGCCCTCTTGCTCTCCTTTGTTCTGTTCGCGCATTCGCTGACACCATGAGTGTATAGAGCGGCAGGAGGAACGCGCTGGGAACCGGAGACAAGTCGCACTGGCCCCGTCAATATTTTCTgacttcttttgctctcttcttaCACCGCCGACGTCTGCCCCGCGACATTCCCGGACTCGCCAGCTTCGGCGCCGCTCTGACGCTGCCGGGATCGCCAAAGCTTCCTACCTCGAATCGGGGAGCCGCCAGCTGGTTCGAAACAAACATATCTACCAGTATCGTTACGGCTCTCCATCATAACATATCCCTGGGCAGCTCTCCACCTCCAAATCAGCACCAACATGGGCTTTGCTCAGTGCTCGTGGCCGCCGTGGCAGGTCGATGACCTCACCCAGTGCTTTCAAAGAGAGTAGGTTCTCGATGCGCGCGCTTCCGCCCTGTTCTATGCATGGCGATTTCTGGACAGTTCAGCTAACGGGATAATCAACAGCTACCTCAGCGTCCTCTTCCCGTTAATAATAATTGGCATTTCGTTCTTGCGCCTCTCATGGTCCAGCATTGGCCGTGTCGTGCGCAGTGGCAAGAATAAGGGTTATAGCTCTGTTTCTGCCTCCGACGTCACGCCAAACCACACGGATATCCCTCCTCTCGACGACGAATCCGAAgacagcgatgacgacgacctcGAGATCAACGGTGGCCGCTTGGCCCTGGCGAAAGTGACTTCCAGGGGCTCAATTGTCCAAGCCGATACTCCTACTGCTCAGCGCTTCTCGCAGTTCGTCGAAGAGCTTGCTCTCGTTGGCCTCGTCGCTGTCAATGCAATTGCTCTTATCACTGGTGCTTTTGGACCGGGTGGCCGTcttgccgccattgctggGCTTACAACCTGGATCTACACCTTGATTTTGGCCACGCTACGTGTTGTGCTGGGCACCTCTAAATGGCGAATCCCTTACATCTGGAACCATACCGCTACCATCTACGGCTGCAAATGGACCCTGGCgctcctcatcttccgcTCTGCCATTGTTCATCCTTACACGAAGCTTTCTCAGACTCTCATCATTGTTGAATTCGCTCTCAACTCTTTACTCTTCGGTATTGCTGCCTCCACTAGAAAGGGCAACAAGACTGTCGTGTTGGAATGGGAAGATGGGATCGAGCCCTCGCGAGAGCCTCTCGCAAGTCTCTTCTCAATCGCCACCTTCTCGTGGGTCGATGCCATTGTCTGGCAAGGTTGGAAGAAGCCCCTGGACATGGAAGATGTCTGGAATCTCCTGCCCAAGGATAAATCTActgccatcattgccgactATAGGCttgtgaagaagacgaccGCCCTTTCATGGCACCTACTCAAATATTTCCGCAGTCTGCTCTTCATGCAATGTGCACTGGCGGCTGTCGCTGGTATCTTTACTTTTGCTCCCACCCTGctcctcaaggccatcctGCAGTATGTAGAACGCCCCGACGACGCGCCTGTCAGCGTTCTCTGGCTCCTTGTCATTGGCCTCCCGATTCTTGATACTCTTCGTTCGTACTGCGATGGTATGGCCCTGTGGATTGGCCGCAGGATCTGTATCCGTGTCCGTGCCATCATTGTCGGTGACATTTACGCCAAGGCGCTGCGTCGGAAGGCTGCCGCTGGCAAAGACAAAATACTGCTCGGCGACAAGGCCAAATCTACCAAggatcaagatgaagagtctGACAGCCAAGGTGCCATTAGTAAAGTCAAGCGCGCTCTTGGTTTTGGCggcaagaagcagaaaaaggctgCCAGCACCGATGACGCCGAAGCTGCTGGTCCAatcaaggctgctgagggcgaagatgagcAGGCCAACCTGGGAACCATTATCAACCTCATGTCAGTCGACAGCTTCAAAATCGCCGAAATCACTGCGTACTTGCATTTCCTGTGCGCTTCGGCCCCTACTCAGCTGGtcatctccgtcttcttgctgTGGCAGGTCATGGGCCTCAGCGCCATTCCCGGCATTGTTGTCATGGTCTTCCTTTTGCCCGTGAACTACATGCTGGCTCGTGGCTTCAACATCACTTCAAAGAACATCATGGCTGCTACTGACAAGCGCATCAATGTGACAAACGAGATCCTACAAAACATTCGCATTATCAAATACTTCGCCTGGGAACGACGATTCGGCAAGATTGTGGATGAGAAGCGTCAGGCCGAACTAAAGGCACTTCGCTCCCGATTCATGCTCTGGGCTCTCGCGGTTGCCATCTGGAACTCGGTTCCCGTACTCATCacgtttttctctttcctgGTGTACACACTCATCGAAAAGAAGCCGCTATATCCCTCTGTTGCGTTCACGGCCATCTCCCTCTTTATGCTTCTTCGTGTTCCTCTCGATCTCCTCGGTGACATGTTCGCCCACGTCCAGGAAGCTAAGGTCTCCATTGATCGAGTTGAAGAGTACCTTATGGAGGAAGAAACGGAGAAGTACAAGCAGCTCGGTCTGGATAacgtggatgaagatggcaagaAGCACATTGGCTTTAGAGACGCAACTCTTATCTGGGGTGGCAAAGACAGTGTTGCTGAAGATGGCTCCAGGGCTTTCCGACTGCTTGATCTCGATGTCGACTTCCAGATTGGCAAGCTGAACATCATTGCCGGTCCCACTGGTTCTGGTAAAACATCCATGCTTATGGGCCTTCTCGGCGAGATGACGCTTGTAGAGGGCAGGGTATTCTGCCCCGGTGGCCGCAGCCGAGAGGATGTTCGCCCTGATCCTGAGACTGGCCTTGCCGATACAGTTGCATATGTCGCCCAAGCTGCTTGGTTGGTCAACGCTAACATTAaagacaacatcatctttgcCGCACCTTTTGATGAACAGAGATACAGAGATGTCATCGTGGCTTGTGCTCTTGAGCGAGATCTCGAAATTCTGGATCACGGTGATCAGACCCTGGTTGGTGAGAAGGGCATCACGCTCTCTGGTGGCCAGAAACAACGAATTTCCTTGGCTCGTGCTCTCTACTCGAACTCGGCTCACATTCTCTTGGATGACTGTCTCAGCGCTGTTGATTCGCACACGGCTCAATGGATCTTCACCAACTGCATCAACGGACCCCTCATGAAGGGCCGTACCTGCATTCTTGTCACTCACAACATTCAACTCTGTGTGCCCTCATCCGACTATGTGGTCCTGCTTGACAATGGAAGAGTCACCGCCCAGGGACCTTCACAAGAAGTCATCGCTTCCGGCAAGCTCGGCGAGGAAATTCAGCGCTCTCGACCTGCTTCTCATACTGCATCTCGTATTCCGTCTCGCGTCCCTTCGAGCGTTGGTGACGAGGAGACCATGGTTAATAGCAACGGCGATGCATCCGATGCCGCAAGCACCTCtaagaaggacaagaagaaggaacaGCCTCCTCCACAGGAGGAAACCAAAGCAAGTGGATCCGTCAAATGGTCTGTCCTCAGGATCTACCTTGCGTCCATGGGACCCTGGTGGTTCTGGCTCGTCGCTTTCATGGTTTTCGGCATGCAGCAACTCTCGACCGTTGCAACGAATGTTTGGGTCAGACAGTGGGCGAACCAATACATTCAAGAGCAGAACGTCAAGGTTGTTTTCGGCTCCATGTCAGCTACTTACGGTACCGAGTCCTTTCCCAAGGGCTCCTGGGCATCTATCGCCAACCTTGGCAAAGTATATCCTCCTCAGAGCGAGCCGAGTCTGCGTGTACCAGATGGCCAGATTGCGCTCGGGGCCACTGCCATGCCAGACGTTAATGTCGCTTACTATCTCGGTGGACTCGCCGTTATTGGTGCACTCGGCGCGGCGGCTGCCCTGATTCGAGACGTTTGGATCTTCTTTGGTTCTTTGACTGCTTCCAGGCGTATCCACGACCGTCTCATCACCTCCGTGACCCGAGCCAAATTCAAGTTTTTCGATGTCACTCCTCTCGGCCAATTGATGAACCGGTTTAGCAAGGATCTCGAGGCCGTCGATCAAGACATCGCACCCACCGCTATTGGCGTGATGACCTGCGCTCTCTCCCTTGTCGTGACCGTTGCCCTCATTGCGTACATCACTCCTGGCTTCCTTATCGCTGCTTTCCTCATTGCGCTTCTTTTCTATGTTGTCGCCGCCTTCTATCTCCGTGCATCTCGCGATCTGAAGCGTCTGGAATCGGTTCAACGCAGCCCGCTCTTCCAGCAGTTTGGC
This portion of the Trichoderma atroviride chromosome 6, complete sequence genome encodes:
- a CDS encoding uncharacterized protein (BUSCO:EOG092D1RDH), translated to MLGRQGFTLRRHVSMMATHTAPAEPLLVVLGSTGTGKSELAVELATRFKGEIINSDAMQLYDGLPIITNKISVEERCGIPHHLLGHIPLDHAPWDVEDYKSEAAKIIREIRSRGNLPILVGGTQYYVDPLLFKDVILDDVEIDPSSSYPILEEPTDVLLEELKKVDPIMAERWHPNDRRKIQRSLEIYLHTGRPASELYAEQEKRKAAAAQEPETNQPWEKLLFWVYSERETLVERLDSRVDKMLDAGLLDEVQELFDMKKKKTAEGQILNMTKGIWQSIGYKQFEPYMSAKEEGKDLADLAKLKSNAMEDMKAATRRYANSQTRWIRLKQIPRLKEQVPKAFESLYLVDSTDVSQFKTKVVEPAAEITAKFLSGEPQPRHTELSELAREVLTRVSEPPPKAIPCKRTCEICQTVCLTEQAWNRHIKSAGHKRVMKKKKRLALVPVDDTLDTPSDAEASSDPDVTSIFAA
- a CDS encoding uncharacterized protein (BUSCO:EOG092D1QZ9~TransMembrane:10 (i33-55o75-100i120-139o145-167i174-195o244-265i285-311o359-380i416-434o440-458i)); amino-acid sequence: MSSLRFLDLVKPFVPFLPEVQQPETKIPFNQKLMWTALTLLIFLVMSQMPLYGIVSSDNSDPLYWLRMVMASNRGTLMELGITPIISSGMVFQLLAGTHLIDVNLDLKSDRELYQTAQKLFAFILSAGTATVYVFTGLYGTPSDLGAGIVFLLILQLVVAGMIVILLDELLQKGYGLGSGISLFIATNICESIMWKAFSPTTINTGRGPEFEGAVIALFHLLMTWPNKQRALQEAFYRQNLPNIMNLLATILVFVAIIYLQGFRVEIPVKSNRQRGARGSYPVRLFYTSNMPIMLQSALSSNVFLISQMLFSRFSENLLVRLFGVWEAKDGTSQLHAVSGLVYYMSPPLNFKEALLDPIHTAVYIVYMLGACALFSKTWIEVSGSSPRDVAKQLKDQGLVMAGHRDQSMYKELKRIIPTAAAFGGACIGALSVLSDLMGALGSGTGTLLAVTIIYGYFEIAAKEGDLAGMKGMIMG
- a CDS encoding uncharacterized protein (EggNog:ENOG41~TransMembrane:6 (i140-163o183-202i292-318o330-352i372-391o403-420i)) — protein: MPARNRHFFTREPFRNDDRLTLQHAEGPFRCLNPTRAHFDHSKLCAGSTSNKAATPQESGDDAEARHEPPKQVAESNVPARNIRFLWRSRDNRKGRHPLLVQQARAGEDAPFVTPRRSSHPKEVMKTIIKTFIYYPFWDISWLVAFIFTWGSVVWVINAFFVWLPVAAPSTEFDGEITDGGGITAFIGAIVFFELGSILLIFEAINANSAGCFGWAVEQLVDGEKNGRPKLQVVAAHRHCHHHHQNRRNLVGKASSATLAEARPDSSSADDKKQWQWFPSWHELRTHCLHELGFLAGCAQLFGATVFGVSGFTALPGIQNHLTPQWRLNAAYWIPQVVGGSGFIVSSSLYMLETQQKWWKPAPQLLGWHIAFWNLVGAFGFTLSGALGMAYNNSGAQYEAGLATFWGSWAFLIGSYLQLYESLNKHPVEEASSMKDFTTADG
- a CDS encoding uncharacterized protein (SECRETED:SignalP(1-20)~TransMembrane:9 (n4-12c20/21o44-67i87-106o112-134i141-162o211-232i252-278o326-347i383-401o407-425i)) — protein: MWTALTLLIFLVMSQMPLYGIVSSDNSDPLYWLRMVMASNRGTLMELGITPIISSGMVFQLLAGTHLIDVNLDLKSDRELYQTAQKLFAFILSAGTATVYVFTGLYGTPSDLGAGIVFLLILQLVVAGMIVILLDELLQKGYGLGSGISLFIATNICESIMWKAFSPTTINTGRGPEFEGAVIALFHLLMTWPNKQRALQEAFYRQNLPNIMNLLATILVFVAIIYLQGFRVEIPVKSNRQRGARGSYPVRLFYTSNMPIMLQSALSSNVFLISQMLFSRFSENLLVRLFGVWEAKDGTSQLHAVSGLVYYMSPPLNFKEALLDPIHTAVYIVYMLGACALFSKTWIEVSGSSPRDVAKQLKDQGLVMAGHRDQSMYKELKRIIPTAAAFGGACIGALSVLSDLMGALGSGTGTLLAVTIIYGYFEIAAKEGDLAGMKGMIMG